CACCGAAACCTACCCCTCTGCTAGACATGGAACCATCGGTGTATTGTACGGTATGGTTCCGGAAACGAGTGGCCACGAGCTTGATGACCGACCTTCTTAGCTCCTCGGAGTTGTCGCCTCTTCGGAAGCGCGCGGCGATGGAGTTTTCGATTTTGACGGGAGGCATTGACCAGCTTCTTGCTCCGTGCCAGTGGACCCGCGCCACTGGGGGGAGACCGGTGCTTGCCACGCTTCTAAGGATCCGGTCAGCCTCGTCGAGGAGAGGGATCCCGTACTCTCCTGATGTCACCGCAGCATGGGAAGCTCCCTTGCAGCAGATGGCCGTGAGGAGTCTGTGCcggaaagggaagatttcggcTTCGACACAAGTTGCTTCAGCTGGCGTGGAAGGAAGGTGACCGGAAGCCAATCGGACGTAGCTGTTGAATACTGGGGAAAGCACGCTGATGAGGTCCCTTCGCACAGAACAGGTCAGCTCTAACCCATATAGTTGCTTGGCTTATACTTAGCCTGGTGTGCCGGTTGTTGGTATGGTGTTTTGCGGCCAGGGTTTTCATCAGGCTGATTTGCGGCTTGCAGGCCATCTTCACCGCCCGGAAGTGTAGAAGGTAAGCCGCCGGTCGATATCGACGCCAAGAACGCGAACGATTTTTTGGTTAGGTATAGGGTCGTGGCCAAGCTTAATAGGCGGGCCTCCGACTTGATGGTGGCCATGGCAAACGTGGCCCGGCCCCGGATGCACTTACCCGCATTCATAGTAATGCTAatggagatggaacagctgtggaTTGCGCTAACCGCCGCCTTTGCTTTAatactacagtcgactctctacatctcgatgttctatacctcgatatctctccctatgtcgatgattttctcggtcccttcaatctacatacatttgggctttctacatctcgataaccttcctatctcgatatctctctatctcgatgtgttctggtgaTATATTGTTCAGGATtttctctccttatgtcgatataatcaaatttctaggctactagaccatctttgggcaATAACAAACATACCAACAACaagagatgacatttgttttgttgtcgtttttcatagcaacgagcttttttcgatCTAGTGCCCAtctcaattttccttccattcctcgatctctccctatctcgatggtcccttcaatatcgagatgtggagaggcgactgtagttCGCCCGGGAGTTCCACTTACGACAACCAGGCAGGTGTCGTCGGCGTAGACAAAGAGGTGGACGTTGGCCGGTAGTATGCTGAAGACCCCGTTCATTGCAATCAGGGAAAGGGTGACCGCAAGTTTCCTCGGCATACTCTCCGGATGCAGAGCCGCCAATGAGGACTGTGAAGGGCCTACCGGTCAAGAAGTTTTTGATTAAGGCAAGCATGTGGCCAGCGATGCCCCATTCTTGTAATTTGTTGAGGACCAGGGGTGTCCAGGTCCTGCTGAAGGCTTTGGCAATGTCCAGCAATGACCAGGGGTGTCCAGGTCCTGCTGAAGGCTTTGGCAAAACCAGGTCAACATGCTTGCCTTCGTTAGACGCGCTCTGCAGCACACAGCCCAGGTTGGTAAATTTTGTGCTGGTGCCATACCCTGGGCGAAAGGCGTGCGGTTGGAAGTCGAATCTTCCATCTGCTTCCAATTTTTCACGGAACAGGTGGTTGACCATCCGCTCCATGGTCTTACAGGCACAGGAGGTGAGGGAGATCGGTCGAAACTTGGAGGGATCCCGAACCGTCGTGTTATTTTTGGGGATGGGGATCACATGGCTTTTTCTCCACTCGTCGGGGAAATTGCGGTTCTCCCAAATGTCATTGACGAGTACAAAACTACCAAAGAACGCCATAACtatttaaaatcatgaagtttgatatgccgcatgatggggtttgcttgtttcccaaaattgaccctTGAACAGGTACTCGGTGAATCTGACTGGGGTTTAATCACCGTGTAAActtatttgttgttttaattggcTAGCGAAACGCGTAACGCTAAATTGCTGTTTTGATTTAATTGTCACCAAAAAAAgccaattaaaacaacaaaactcGGTAAATCAGTTTACGGGTTCCAATAGGTTCAAATACagtccaggaagtacaaaactaccatggATTTCCATAActtatgaaatcatgaagtttgatatcccgcatgatggtattcgccTCTTTCCGAAAAAGTGACcctgtaacaggttccggcggaCCGTCTGGAATTCGGAATACCGGCCATATTTTGAACCGATCAAATTTATATACATAGTTTATAGTATAGTTTATGCGTCGTTTCtcttcaaaatatctaaaataatcatttccgaagtatgcgttctggcatatggccaaaagctaacccccattttaaatccggaataactccggtatCAAGTGGCCAGTCCTAAAAATTCATAGAGCAActgaaacttgaataaattccgcttcttttggtgaaagttgcgaaaaaaatgtcaaaagacaaaaaagttacataagaaaattattttgtgctttttagtggaatgttttcacctgtcataagacgagtttatacaatcccattgaattccacacttaaatgtatcttgacagatacgtatttcgacctcaaaagtaaggccgtcttcagtgtctcgtacttgactcgagtcaagtacgagacactgaagacggccttacttttgaggtcgaaatacgtatctgtcaagatacaattaagtggtggaattcaatgggattgtataaactcgtcttatgacaggggaaaaagttacagccaaaaagatttttattttcgttttcaaaaggggggttggtaacggaagggttAAATGCATCAAagatatatttaatatttatgtatcgatcaaccaTGACTGTATCAGCCACAAAGAGAGATCCTATTGGAAATACCATGGTTGTGGTAATAAGACCACTGTCTTTCAATAGAGTGAACATGATCAGCATTCAGACTTTGTTTATAAAGCAGGCATTCTGTGTGTCATTGTTCTCTATTATCATTTCACTTTTGCACGACTGTGTTCACGTTagaaatgttaagaaaattatttttagctttttagtggaatgtcttcatttgtcattagacgagtttgtaccatcccatttaattccaccactttattgtaccttgacagatacgtatttcgacctcaacagtaaggtcgtcttcagttcagtgtctcgtactttactcggcttaagtcaagtacgagaaactgaagacgacgttactgttgagatcgaaatacatatctgtcaaggtacaatcaaatggtggaattaaatgggatggtacaaactcgtcttatggcaagtataAAGAATTGTTAGGATTTGAAATAAAGCCAATTTGGCCTTTCATCAGACTTGAATGAACCTTAAATAATATGTTAAGCTCATGAAGGAATCAATTCCCTCCGATATGGCAAGTTTTGAAATCTTTTGGAAaactttcataaaaaaataatttcttccaataatgtttttgaataacttaTTAGATTGTTCATTAAGTCCATCTTAAATCGTATAAATTTAAGCATTTTACTTCGAGAAACATCCGAAACAAAAAGTGCGGATCATGTGTGTTTCCCCTACATGTCTTATTTCCTAGCTCGATTTTGTTTCCAGTGGTCCAGTGGTTTAGTCTAGGTCCTAGGACAAACGACACCGAGTTTTTTTACCAATTGCTACAAAGGCTTCTTCCGCTGCATAATGTTTTGCCTCAAATGGAAATAACTCAAGCCTTACAACCATCTGCAGGGTTAATTAGGTCGGTTTTGTAGATCCCACTTCGTAACAcactacataaaaatgaatttactCAGCCTTGCGGGATATATCAGTTTGCTGGAATATCATATTAAAACGTTATTAGTCACACAAGTCTGCAAGTTGTGCTTCCGGGATTAATCTAGAAATTATCCTTAGGTTAAATCTTTGCTTACAAGACTAACTGTGTACCTTAgccataaagcctgtccacgttaaatttcggactcTTAGCTAATGTCCAATCGATCTGTCGtcatttcatcaattttggcGTGTTTAAAACATGCTGATAGCTGCACATAAAGCAGACAGattcagctgtcatgtaaattgatcgtctcagtggtttgtaaaaattttcaaaaatcgttCTATacgatgggtgtccgaaatttaacgtggacaggctttatataCAATAGAATAAAAAAACGCCTAATCCTCAGATGATGCATTACCTTAAGTTAAGAGTAAATCtgctagcaaaaaaaaaaaacaaaatatactgTACTTACTTATTTTTGCTCTGTTAAGTATGAGTCAAATCGGTGAAGTCTAACGTTTTTGTTGTTAAACCCTTGCCAAGATCCCGCATGAACTTATTAATATCAGTTGCCAGCCTTCTCCGGGTGATTTCGTATTGACGGCCGATGTACGTTGCCACCCGTGAAAGTGATCGCCAATTTCATCCAATTTACCAGACGCCATGAAGTACGTACGCAAACATACTTAACTTGTTAGCATCTAGAGAAGAGTAAATATTTCACTAGCTGGCCCATAAATGTGCATAACAGTTATGCATCAAACATCTTCTGAACCGCGACGGTGCAGCCAGATTAAAGTATCAGCCATGAGAGTAtcttttttgataattttcttaataattcATGAAAGTTGTGGTGTTTCGATGAACGAGATAGATTATTCTGGATTGTATAATCCTAATGTAACAAATGCTGATCAAACATTATCAAGGAAAAAGAGGTTTCTGCTTTTTCCAGTTGGTGCTAACCTTCTGGTGAGTTTTGGTGAGTTTCAACCTTTTTCGAACGATAATAGTCTGTACCAATCCCTCTATAGGTGACGGCGTCCGGAGTTAAATCAATGATATTCAAAGGACCTGGTGGAAATGTCGCCATTTTAGAGCTAGATATGTATCATCCACTACCAGATTATAAGAACCGCATTACGCAACTTAAATTGGGTGAAATTGCTGGACAGCCAAAACCTCCACCCCCACCAACTTTACCACCGCTTGCAATGGCAGACCCTCACGATCACCATTATGGGCATGAATTGTCGGATAACGAGGTACAAGAATACCTCAAGGCCCACCCAGACACGTGGGTTCCGCAGGGATACGCCAAAGACAGAACAGATTGGTTCCCGCAAGGTACATACAATCCATACCCCAAATACTACCGACAAAGCATTTCTCCGAGTTACAATCCGTACAAATCTAACCTATGGGGCTACGAGTCATCGAATTCCTATCGCATGAAAAGATCGGATGATGCGACAAGTGAACATGATCTTGTCGAAGGCGAAGACAAATACAATATTAGCCACCATCGTGATTGGGAACACTATTATCACTATCGGGAAAAACGAGACTTGTATCACACATTGGAACATTTTCTTGGGGGAGGGTAAGAACTAATGTGCATCTTTATTATGGTTTACAAAGAAAAGGCGTTCTCGAATTCGTGAACTAGAAAAATGGTCTGTGATTTGATACACGAATTCaggaacgttttttttttgttccatgTTGAATTAAAACTGTCAATACTTTTCAGCTATCGCCTTCAGATGAAATCTTGTATAATGCGAGCCATATGTGAAGCACGGAGCTTTCTTCTACCAAAAGGTAGATCCATGATGATGGATATTCTGAGGATTTTGTTCAGGTTGGATCCACAACAGTCACCAAGTTCCAGTAATTCCAATCTAATCTTTATTTGCAGTGTTCCGTTGAAAAATGACCTCCAAGATGACTATAGTCAAGCAATGAGACACGACAACATGGATTGCCACGATGTTTATGGGAAAGAGTGCTCCGTTAGTATATTATATTTGATCCTATTCGGGAAGTTTAGTCCTTGATAAACTAAAGACAAGCGAAtattcacaaataaataaaacagttttagtGCCTTCCATGTTATTTGAGAATATTCGGTATTTCGCTTCAGATCATTAGAAATAAAGCCGACGTATTCCGCAAAGTTTGAGAAtgacgaaatctgattttttaaagtgccatcccgattttggcaacacccgtttttgtctacccccgtttttgtctacctccgtttttggcaacatttttttcCCGATGTTgcttaaaagcttaaaattaTTGGTTTATAACTTTTTTAGATCTAACACCTATTGATTATTATGAAAcaaaataaggccgatacaaatatttaagaaCTATTTTGCCcctccccctcggattttttttgccaaaaaagaatattttcagggggcaacaaaataaaattcggataattttgagggttttcaaaacattctttaacaaatccgaagacttttttggtttttttcattttaatatttattttttattatcccctcccccccttgacctttcggagaccagtaggacaaaatgttaattaaatatttgtaacggcctaagtaAAACTAAAAGTGAATTTTATTAAGGTTCATATGTATATGATGGGCTCTGTATGAATAGTGGACATATCCACAGAAATAACGAGCCACCACTTGGATCAGTGTTCATTGCGAACACTTTGTAGTGTAATTCAATCTTTAATTTGTTACCCACACTACCATCATGTAACCAGCCTACCTTAGAATGCCATATTTTTCCTCGCATGTAATAAAAACTCGTTTTTGAAACAACAGGAAATCTGTCGTGTTTCATCAGCCAGTATGTTTGGAATAAATTATAATTCATGCTTTTTGCTCGTCACGGCTCGTTAGATTTCAGCCATGGTTGACAATAGTAATTCTCGTCGAATGAAGAaggcgaaaaaaatatagtcttcgtcatatCATTGCAcaacgcaacacctattcggtTTATTCACACCGTATGCCCACAACGAAGATAGTCGTGCAGCcacaagttatgacgatttccgTCGCCACTTCTTCACATAATTCATTGCACGTActtatagacggactggttaaaaacataattgcgtctcaaataaacaaattgtagTAACTTTGGTATCGATAACATTTATAACTCCTTCATACGTTACtccaaattcattattacaaagtcttcgcatggcagctgccgcttgaagaataaaggttcccccaaacacatgcGATGCGAtaatcgcgacgcgattctatcgcttggcgactgctagtctgtcgccgttggtatgggagcgtaaatggaacattgcctgcagcgatccAACGATAGAATTACGGCGACTTTAGTCTATATATGATTTTAGTCTATATAGCACTAAAAATcaactatatatatatatatatatatatatatatatatatatatatatatatatatagctgtcgacgtcgcggcgatgaaatcgcttaggtctgggggagccttaacggtatgaagtcttcgttctctgatgtcgtcatgacgatatgattgcacgacgaaagctaacgtcgtgcgcgtaATCGATGGTGcgtcgagtagcaatgaagactactacaactcgtcgctactgtgccATTTTGTACTGCGACGATGACTGTTGTCAGCCCTGATTTCAGCAATgtattttgcatgatttgaagcactaaaaatcaacaaaattttattgctttaccacaataaaaatttgatgtgTACTGATTGATGTGGGGTTACATAAAATATGCTGAAATTCTAGACGATACAGATGCCCGATGTCTCCAGGTTACCAATATAACGCTTTTGTCCGCAAAGTTCACTGAAGGACGCTTTATTATAAATATCAGGCGAATTTCATCACGAAAAAAGCTCCATCACCAATATGTGAATTAATCTGGATTCTTATTGCTTGTAATGTAACGGTTCCCCCACAtctgtatggaaaattttccacaaaaggCACGATTTAGCACCGCACGGCATGATTGATAATATTATGAGTTGACGTTTGCAGGGGTACCGTATTGATTCCAATTCCGAAGCTGACTCGAATTATAATCTTAAGCATGCTTTGGAAAAAGCAATGTTGCGTCAATAATTTCGGAGCACAATAGgatcattttttctattataaAACAATtggcattccccgtcgaatgcaacatgttgcagATCAAACAGTGTATCTCACATTTTTGCACACACTTTTGCTTGCGTTTGGCTAGAAATTTTttaatgcatataaacaaatatgaaaaataagacctatCCACTTAAAGCGTTATTTGGAACTTTTCTCATATATTTCTTAACCCTTTTTAATGACAGAGAAAGgaaccatcaccgctaggtggattaatcagggtttttgtataatttttggcccgaactagcaaacaccgcaaatgGATTCAGAatttatcaaagggtgattttttcacagcactCCAAAGTTCAACTttaaaaaaccgtttcaactttcCCCGGCGTAccttacaaataacaatatctgcaataattttaattttgttatacATTTTCTGTTCCGGATGGAGAACAGAATATTATTTGATCggcataacatgattataacataatgtgatAAATTAATTATGAATAGCAATACTTGTAACATAACCAGTTACAAGCTTgttcttttcaataacataatttgaaattatttcagttATTTTCATCACTTTTCAAGTAACACATCGagatatatttttgttcaattgaaaacatatttagtaaCGTTTTTGTTAAGACTAGaagttattttgttattttttttgttatttttactacTAATGGtgcatgttttataacaacttCTGTTATAAAAAATGCTGTAACAGAATTACAAGTTCTGATACAAATCTGTTATCATCTTCTGATCGGGCTCCAACGGAAACAAAAGTCTTTGGCGAACGAAGCTGGGTAGCGCGGTATCAATCATATTGATTGAATGATTGAAGCACATCATATAGAGTAGAGTGTGGCAAGAGTGCgtgtggggtaagagtacgttttcgatgtttttagccataaaaaagataaactagcagcactgcatcagttcgacaggtattctggccaaccattatcatgtgtaattgtgaacgatttgaataaacaataaGAAAGGTATGGAGTTGGATAATTCTTTGGCCATGTTACtgaaaataattgtgtttccgcaactagtatttcattaccatgtatacgttcaatcaggtgaacattataccatttcgatagcCTACTGTTAGAGTACTTTATGCTGCAGAACACcgatccggttggttttccaagaagtcaaaaccattacttgaataatttttggggctgtggggtaaaagtacgcaggaaggGGTGGGGCAAAAGTACGCATGTGAATCTTCAAGtactgatgtcaaacccgtatcgcCGGCCGAAACAAGACTACTTCTAAACTAGATCCACAACTATGAAAAAAGAGACAAAAGGACTAAGCGAACAaggcactgaagcgaaataatgaaattgtatcagGAGTTGTTGTacgtacacctaaacatagtacgaaaacacaatttcatctaaatgataatttcatttaatcaaaagaaacattcataaattacacaACGCTTAGCAGggggggttgcgagatgtatgacgatccatattatttttgtcggattcatacaaaaagtgtaagataAGGTCCCCCACCTGattaaatagccaaattttacgttacgtgattggtggactttctttaaggaaaattcctttgtttaagCTACGCGAAACctaatatatttttacctctgtagttttttgtatataaaaaaaGCAATGGTTTTTcatatgaaagtgcacatttctaggggcccctccccctttaagagttacgtaatctttaaacatttcctaattagtgtttattaaacatcaattaagtgttattaactcttatttgttttatatatacttacagcacatgattggatgaatgcgtactcttaccccacccgatgcacACTCTTACctcaccggtggggtaagagtgcgtttttcacttgtcttgcaataagggttctactaaaacgaatctcaataatttcaatattttacacatgaaaaaaatgtacgagaaagataaaagtagcactgataggtaaatatattccataatacatattcatttatattcataacaagtttcgccgttgaatgtatgtaatttgttgcgaacaaatcgggtAGGAACAAGTGCATGAAAATtggtgataattttgtacgtgtattgagcacacacatacatacaaacacgcacacacagacatcatatcAATTCGTAAAACTGAGTCGATAAGCTTATACCAATGTAAGTCtcattttccttaaaaaaaatcatctttggggcgaacatacagattttacgtacacttagtgttcaaGAAGGCACAACCAGCCCTTCCCTACCTATTTCAACAATTCCTTGGGGACCTATTCCGTTAAtccatagcatagcatagcatagcatatgtgattgtacaaatcatgggtggctatacaatgctcaattcaagctccatccggaataagggcgaatgttgcaagagaagactctccccgtcgacccctcccccttaaacaaaagtgacaagcagcagatctctctctggtttatcacttcagaacgaaagaaaacaatgcgaacttgcattctgaggtgataaactgcaaaggggccatccagaaaccacgtggtcatatttttgaagattttcaaccccccctccccccatgtggtctatcgtggtcatttggcagaccccccctcccccccctttgaccacgtggtttttttttcaagcacaaaaattaaaaaaacaacctttgtaactaaaacatatggttaatccgatcaattttgaagatggacaatttcaactgattcaaaatcaaactaaaacccagcatgaaaattataaattttcattatttcgaagatttttatgatgttatcatgttgtaatgtgtatcatatattaggttatctagaacacgcataccttcgatgcatcaggaggatacaaaaaaaatgcggactcgcgaatatgttataaaaatttcgagaaaaatttgtaatggtttagaaattttccaaaatatccctatacataattgcaatttttgcttttacaagtgctaatttattattgttttgtggaaaattttcaactgtttatggaaattttgcattatttgcagtaattctatatttatttaatactcataccatgatttctttattggcaatttccaattctattatggaaaatttctattttttctctaataaataatctagagctggctcatctctcaaaatttctaattcttcattgaaattttattttgatattgactcgtggaatccaatgatgccatactaaacatattttttcggtcactctgatgtctttcgaataatttcccaaggaacttctattccatatctcgaatatgcttcagtcaatggtatt
The nucleotide sequence above comes from Armigeres subalbatus isolate Guangzhou_Male chromosome 3, GZ_Asu_2, whole genome shotgun sequence. Encoded proteins:
- the LOC134225075 gene encoding uncharacterized protein LOC134225075; translation: MCITVMHQTSSEPRRCSQIKVSAMRVSFLIIFLIIHESCGVSMNEIDYSGLYNPNVTNADQTLSRKKRFLLFPVGANLLVTASGVKSMIFKGPGGNVAILELDMYHPLPDYKNRITQLKLGEIAGQPKPPPPPTLPPLAMADPHDHHYGHELSDNEVQEYLKAHPDTWVPQGYAKDRTDWFPQGTYNPYPKYYRQSISPSYNPYKSNLWGYESSNSYRMKRSDDATSEHDLVEGEDKYNISHHRDWEHYYHYREKRDLYHTLEHFLGGGYRLQMKSCIMRAICEARSFLLPKGRSMMMDILRILFSVPLKNDLQDDYSQAMRHDNMDCHDVYGKECSVSILYLILFGKFSP